The Euphorbia lathyris chromosome 2, ddEupLath1.1, whole genome shotgun sequence genome includes a window with the following:
- the LOC136220519 gene encoding auxin-responsive protein IAA30: MGRFGSASSPSSHESTCNYQSLSIPKPPLFHQTTHLTTDLRLGLTISTSDSSMPWDSDCTELKKEENECSSATFFVKVYMEGIPIGRKLDLLAHDGYHELITTLDHMFCTNIIWSEMDGEHTEQCHVLTYEDKEGDWLMVGDVPWEMFLCCVKRLKITRAEI, translated from the exons atggGCAGATTTGGTTCCGCTAGCTCACCTTCCTCACATGAAAGCACCTGTAACTATCAATCTCTATCCATCCCTAAGCCTCCTCTTTTTCACCAAACCACTCATCTTACCACTGATCTCAGGCTCGGACTCACCATCTCCACCTCCGATTCTTCCATGCCATG GGATTCGGATTGCACAGAATTAAAGAAGGAAGAAAACGAGTGCAGCAGTGCAACATTCTTCGTGAAAGTATACATGGAAGGAATCCCAATTGGAAGAAAACTTGATCTATTAGCTCATGATGGTTATCATGAATTAATTACAACTCTTGATCATATGTTTTGCACTAATATTATCT GGTCTGAAATGGATGGCGAACATACTGAACAATGTCATGTGTTAACTTATGAAGACAAAGAAGGAGATTGGTTGATGGTTGGGGATGTTCCTTGGGA gATGTTTTTATGTTGTGTCAAGAGATTGAAGATCACAAGAGCAGAGATTTGA
- the LOC136220325 gene encoding chitinase 10: protein MATPSPSLTLLIFSLFILISYTESRRLTSISSLICNNLFDSIFLHKDDVACPANHFYTYDSFIQATRFFPKFGRSGCVETRKREIAAFLAQISHETTGGWATAPDGPFSWGLCFKEEVSPQSNYCDPNNTQWPCFPGKSYKGRGPIQLSWNFNYGPAGKALGFDGLRNPEIVSNNSVIAFKTALWFWMTEQKPKPSCHNVMTGKYVPKKADTAANRTAGFGLVTNIINGGLECGIRNDARVNDRIGYFQRYAKLFNVSTGPNLDCENQKPFS from the exons atggcaactccatctcCTTCCTTAACCTTGCTAATTTTCTCATTGTTCATCCTAATTTCCTACACAGAATCCAGGAGATTAACCTCCATCTCTTCTCTCATTTGCAACAACTTATTTGACTCTATATTTCTACACAAAGACGACGTCGCATGCCCAGCTAATCATTTTTACACCTACGATTCTTTCATTCAGGCTACGAGATTTTTCCCTAAATTCGGGAGGAGTGGTTGCGTTGAGACGAGAAAGAGAGAGATTGCTGCTTTTCTGGCTCAGATATCTCATGAAACTACAGGTGGATGGGCTACTGCTCCTGATGGTCCATTTTCTTGGGGTTTATGTTTCAAAGAGGAAGTGAGTCCTCAATCTAATTATTGTGATCCAAACAACACTCAATGGCCTTGTTTCCCTGGCAAATCCTACAAAGGAAGAGGACCCATTCAACTTTCTTG GAATTTCAACTACGGACCAGCAGGAAAGGCACTGGGGTTTGATGGGTTAAGAAATCCTGAAATAGTATCGAATAACTCCGTAATTGCATTCAAAACAGCACTTTGGTTTTGGATGACTGAGCAGAAGCCGAAGCCTTCTTGCCATAATGTTATGACAGGAAAATACGTGCCAAAAAAAGCTGATACGGCAGCGAATCGAACTGCTGGATTTGGGTTGGTGACGAACATTATTAACGGAGGTTTGGAGTGTGGAATTCGTAACGATGCTCGAGTTAATGATCGGATTGGGTATTTTCAGAGATATGCAAAGTTGTTTAATGTATCAACTGGGCCTAATTTGGATTGTGAAAATCAGAAACCTTTTAGTTGA
- the LOC136217228 gene encoding protoporphyrinogen oxidase 1, chloroplastic: protein MTTISDLSLFRSAPSLIPSLSKHYVNNTILHRPFKLRCSITEQPSTISPSNSGGKSKNGEGNSSSLDCVIVGGGISGLCIAQALATKHRNVAPNVIVTEAKDRLGGNITTIERDGYLWEEGPNSFQPSDPMLTMVVDSGLKDDLVLGDPNAPRFVLWDEQLRPVPSKPADLPFFNLMSIGGKLRAGFGALGLRPPPPGREESVEEFVRRNLGDEVFERLIEPFCSGVYAGDPSKLSMKAAFGKVWMLEQNGGSIIGGAFKTIQERKKTQKPPRDPRLPKPKGQTVGSFRKGLIMLPEAIASRLGSNVKLSWKLLSITKLDSGEYSLTYETPEGSVSLQTKSVVLTIPSHIASSLLNPLSTAAGEALSKFYYPPVAAVSISYPKDAIRTERLIDGELKGFGQLHPRTQGVETLGTIYSSSLFPNRAPDGRILLLNYIGGATNPGILAKKDSELVEAVDRDLRKMLIKPNAKDPLVLGVRVWPQSIPQFLIGHFDILDTAKDALREKGLEGLFLGGNYVSGVALGRCVEGAYETASSVTNFLSQYAYK, encoded by the exons ATGACCACTATTTCAGACTTGTCTCTTTTCCGGTCAGCACCTTCTCTCATTCCTTCACTCTCCAAACACTATGTAAATAACACTATCCTCCACAGACCATTCAAACTCCGGTGCTCAATCACAGAGCAGCCTTCCACAATTTCCCCATCTAATTCTGGCGGAAAATCCAAAAACGGCGAAGGAAATTCTTCCTCACTGGATTGCGTGATTGTAGGAGGTGGAATTAGTGGTCTCTGCATTGCTCAGGCTCTCGCCACCAAGCATCGAAATGTTGCTCCCAACGTTATTGTCACCGAGGCCAAAGACCGTCTCGGTGGCAACATCACAACCATCGAAAGGGACGGTTATCTCTGGGAAGAGGGTCCCAACAGTTTCCAGCCCTCCGATCCTATGCTGACCATGGTG GTGGATAGTGGTTTAAAGGATGATCTAGTTTTGGGGGATCCTAATGCGCCCCGTTTTGTATTGTGGGATGAACAATTGAGGCCAGTTCCATCCAAGCCAGCTGACTTGCCGTTCTTTAATTTGATGAGCATTGGTGGAAAACTCAGAGCTGGTTTTGGTGCACTTGGACTTCGGCCTCCACCACCA GGACGTGAGGAATCAGTTGAAGAGTTTGTGCGTCGTAACCTTGGTGATGAAGTTTTTGAGCGTTTGATAGAGCCATTTTGTTCTG GTGTTTATGCAGGTGATCCTTCAAAACTAAGCATGAAAGCTGCATTCGGAAAAGTCTGGATGCTAGAGCAAAATGGAGGTAGTATCATTGGTGGTGCTTTTAAAACAATCCAGGAGAGGAAGAAAACACAAAAGCCTCCTCGGGACCC GCGTCTACCAAAACCAAAGGGCCAAACAGTAGGGTCTTTTAGGAAGGGACTTATTATGTTGCCCGAGGCAATTGCATCAAG GTTGGGTAGCAATGTCAAATTATCTTGGAAGCTTCTAAGTATCACTAAATTGGACAGTGGGGAGTATAGTTTAACATATGAAACACCTGAAGGATCAGTTTCTTTGCAGACCAAAAGTGTTGTACTGACAATTCCATCCCATATTGCAAGCAGTCTCTTGAATCCTCTTTCT ACTGCTGCTGGAGAAGCGCTATCAAAATTTTACTACCCACCAGTTGCTGCTGTATCCATTTCATACCCAAAAGATGCAATTCGGACAGAACGTTTAATAGATGGTGAGCTTAAGGGGTTTGGTCAGTTACATCCCCGTACTCAAGGGGTGGAAACTTTAG GAACTATATACAGCTCATCGCTTTTCCCCAACCGAGCACCAGATGGGAGAATTTTGCTCTTGAACTACATTGGGGGGGCTACCAATCCTGGAATATTGGCCAAG AAAGATAGTGAACTTGTTGAAGCAGTTGACCGTGATTTGCGGAAGATGCTCATAAAACCCAATGCAAAGGATCCACTTGTACTTGGTGTTAGAGTGTGGCCTCAATCCATTCCACAGTTTCTGATTGGTCATTTTGATATCCTAGATACAGCAAAAGATGCTCTTAGGGAAAAAGGATTGGAAGGGTTATTTCTGGGGGGAAACTATGTATCGGGTGTAGCTTTGGGCCGATGCGTTGAAGGAGCTTATGAAACTGCATCCAGTGTTACCAATTTCCTTTCCCAGTATGCTTATAAGTAG